In Phocoena sinus isolate mPhoSin1 chromosome X, mPhoSin1.pri, whole genome shotgun sequence, a genomic segment contains:
- the LOC116747995 gene encoding polyadenylate-binding protein 1-like 2, with product MGGGSVGNPDFPMASLYVGDLHPEVTEAMLYEKFSPAGPILSIRICRDKITRRSLGYAYVNYQQPVDAKRALETLNFDVIKGRPVRIMWSQRDPSLRKSGVGNVFIKNLGKTIDNKALYNIFSAFGNILSCKVACDEKGPKGYGFVHFQKQESAERAIDAMNGMFLNYRKIFVGRFKSHKEREAERGAWARQSTSADVKDFEEDTDEEATLR from the coding sequence ATGGGCGGGGGCTCAGTGGGGAATCCGGACTTTCCTATGGCTTCGCTGTACGTGGGCGACCTGCACCCTGAGGTGACGGAGGCAATGCTGTACGAGAAGTTCAGCCCGGCCGGGCCCATCCTCTCCATCCGCATTTGCAGGGACAAGATCACCCGCCGCTCGTTGGGCTATGCGTATGTCAACTACCAGCAACCGGTAGACGCCAAGCGGGCCCTGGAGACCCTGAACTTTGATGTCATCAAGGGCAGGCCAGTTCGCATCATGTGGTCCCAGCGGGACCCCTCGCTCCGCAAGAGCGGGGTGGGCAACGTCTTCATCAAGAACCTGGGCAAAACCATCGACAACAAGGCGCTGTACAACATCTTCTCGGCGTTCGGCAACATCCTCTCCTGCAAAGTGGCCTGCGACGAAAAGGGGCCCAAGGGCTACGGGTTCGTGCACTTCCAGAAGCAGGAGTCCGCCGAGCGGGCCATTGATGCGATGAATGGCATGTTCCTGAACTACCGCAAAATTTTCGTTGGGAGATTCAAGTCGCATAAGGAACGAGAGGCCGAAaggggagcctgggccagacagTCCACCAGTGCTGACGTCAAGGATTTCGAGGAAGACACCGACGAGGAGGCCACCTTGCGATGA